The bacterium genome segment TGAGGATCCAACTGTGACGCTTTTTTGAAGTCACAGGCGCTGTCTTCAAGTCTTCCCAAGCGTAGATAGATCTCGCCTCGATTCGTTAGTGAATGTATGTCCGCTGGAAAAGCTCTAATGCAAGAGAGTAATGCAGAACAGCTTTATCGTATTGTTCGGCTTGTTGATAGATGGCTCCCAGGATGTTTTGTACATATGGATTTTTAGGATCCAGAACCGCAAGACCTTTAAAAATTGCTTTT includes the following:
- a CDS encoding tetratricopeptide repeat protein, translated to MPGIDKSKLESFRAGKLKFVQIFNIDAKQIASLLLVGHNFFLEGRLQQAKAIFKGLAVLDPKNPYVQNILGAIYQQAEQYDKAVLHYSLALELFQRTYIH